The proteins below come from a single Oxyura jamaicensis isolate SHBP4307 breed ruddy duck chromosome 1, BPBGC_Ojam_1.0, whole genome shotgun sequence genomic window:
- the HSPA14 gene encoding heat shock 70 kDa protein 14 has translation MAAIGVHLGASSACAAVYKDGRADVVANDAGDRVTPAVVAFTESEEVVGLAAKQSRIRNVSNTVVKVKQILGRSSGDPQAQKYITESKCSIVEKNGKLQYEIDNKLINPEDVAKLIFSKMKETAQSALGSDVNDVVITVPFDFGENQKNALGEAAAAAGFNVMRLIHEPSAALLAYGIGQDSPTGKSNVLVYKLGGTSLSITVIEVNSGIYRVLATNTDDSIGGVCFTEALAQHLASEFQRSCKHDIRGNPRAMMKLMNSADVAKHSLSTLGSANCFVDSLYDGLDFDCNVSRARFELICSSLFSKCVEAIKKLLQQVGFTADDINKVVLCGGSARIPKLQQLIKDIFPNVELLSSIPPDEVIPIGAAIEAGILLGKENPSLEEAFFIECSAKDILYKGVDESGADKFTVLFPSGTPLPARRQHTLHAPGNTSSVCLELYESLGKSPMNEENKFAQIVLQDLDKKEDGLHDILTVLTMKRDGSLHVTCTDQDTGKCEVITVEVAS, from the exons ATGGCGGCCATCGGCGTGCACCTGGGAGCGTCCTCTGCGTGTGCGGCCGTGTacaag GATGGCCGCGCAGACGTGGTGGCCAACGACGCCGGGGACCGGGTGACTCCTGCCGTCGTGGCTTTCACGGAGAGCGAGGAG GTTGTCGGCTtggcagcaaagcagagcaggataAGGAATGTCTCCAACACTGTAGTGAAAGTTAAGCAGATTCTGGGGCGAAG CTCTGGTGACCCACAAGCACAGAAATAcataacagaaagcaaatgctCG ATAGTTGAGAAGAATGGAAAACTCCAATATGAGATAGATAATAAGCTTATTAATCCTGAAGATGTGGCAAAGCtgattttcagtaaaatgaaag AAACTGCTCAGTCTGCATTGGGTTCAGATGTAAATGACGTTGTTATCACTGTACCGTTTGATTttggagagaatcagaaaaatgcCCTTGG ggaagcagctgcagctgctggatttAATGTTATGAGATTAATTCACGAACCatctgcagctctcctggccTATGGAATTGGCCAAGATTCACCCACTGGGAAAAG cAATGTGTTGGTTTATAAGCTTGGTGGCACGTCGCTTTCTATCACAGTGATAGAAGTAAATAGCGGAATATACCGCGTGCTTGCGACAAACACAGACGATAGCATTGGTGGAGTGTGCTTCACAGAAGCTCTAGCACAACACTTAGCATCTGAATTCCAGAG GTCTTGTAAGCATGATATCAGGGGAAATCCCAGGGCTATGATGAAGCTAATGAACAGCGCTGATGTTGCAAAGCACTCGTTATCAACCTTGGGAAGTGCAAACTGTTTTGTGGATTCACTGTATGATGGATTGGATTTTGACTGTAATGTGTCCAG GGCCAGGTTTGAACTTATCTGTTCCTCACTTTTTAGTAAATGTGtagaagcaattaaaaagctCTTGCAGCAAGTTGGATTTACAGCTGATGATATTAATAAG GTAGTTCTGTGTGGTGGGTCTGCTCGAATCCCAAAGCTACAGCAACTGATCAAAGACATTTTCCCAAACGTGGAACTCCTGAGTTCAATTCCTCCAGATGAAGTTATTCCTATTGGTGCAGCAATAGAGGCAGGAATTCTGCTAGGGAAAGAGAATCCATCATTAGAAGAAGCATTCTTTATTGAGTGTTCTGCCAAAGATATTCTTTATAAG ggAGTAGACGAGTCAGGGGCTGACAAATTCACAGTGCTATTTCCATCAGGGACACCATTACCAGCTCGAAGGCAGCATACCCTGCATGCTCCTGGAAACACTTCTTCTGTATGCCTTGAACTATACGAGTCATTAGGGAAAAGTCCtatgaatgaagaaaacaaatttgcaCAG atcGTACTCCAGGATTTAGATAAAAAGGAGGATGGCCTACATGACATATTAACTGTTCTCACTATGAAAAG